A genomic stretch from Acinonyx jubatus isolate Ajub_Pintada_27869175 chromosome E2, VMU_Ajub_asm_v1.0, whole genome shotgun sequence includes:
- the LDHD gene encoding probable D-lactate dehydrogenase, mitochondrial isoform X3, whose translation MHRCQPPDAVVWPQNVEQVSQLAALCYSQGVPIIPFGTGTGLEGGVCAVQGGVCINLTHMDKILELHLEDFSVVVEPGVTHKALNTRLRDSGLWFPVDPGADASLCGMVATGASGTNAVRYGTMRENVLNLEVVLPGGELLHTAGLGRHFRKSAAGYNLTGLFVGSEGTLGLITAATLRLHPAPEATVVATCAFPSVQAAVDSTVHILQAAVPVARIEFLDDVTMDACNKHSQLNCSVAPTLFLEFHGSEQVLAEQLQRAEEITQDNGAFHFSSAKEAEERSRLWAARHSAWYAVLALRPGYKGYSTDVCVPISRLPEILVQTKEDLKAQGLTGAILGHVGDGNFHCLLLVDPEDPEELHRVKAFSELLGRRALALHGTCTGEHGIGLGKRQLLQEEVGAVGMETMRRLKAMLDPRGLMNPGKVL comes from the exons ATGCACAG GTGCCAACCTCCAGACGCCGTGGTGTGGCCTCAGAATGTGGAGCAGGTCAGCCAGCTGGCCGCCCTGTGCTACAGCCAAGGAGTGCCCATCATCCCATTTGGCACGGGCACTGGGCTTGAGGGTGGAGTCTGTGCGGTGCAG GGCGGTGTCTGCATCAACCTGACCCACATGGACAAAATCCTGGAGCTGCATCTGGAAGACTTCTCTGTGGTGGTGGAGCCAGGTGTCACCCACAAAGCTCTCAACACCCGTCTGCGGGACAGCGGCCTCTGGTTTCCTGTGG ACCCAGGTGCAGATGCCTCTCTCTGTGGCATGGTGGCCACTGGGGCCTCGGGCACCAATGCCGTGCGCTATGGCACCATGCGGGAGAATGTGCTGAACCTGGAGGTGGTGCTGCCTGGTGGTGAGCTGCTTCATACCGCAGGCCTAGGCCGTCATTTCCG GAAGAGCGCAGCTGGCTACAACCTCACAGGGCTCTTTGTGGGCTCTGAGGGGACACTAGGACTCATCACAGCTGCCACTCTGCGTCTGCATCCTGCCCCTGAGGCCACAGTGGTCGCCACCTGTGCATTCCCCAGTGTCCAGGCAGCCGTGGACAGCACTGTTCACATCCTCCAGGCTGCGGTGCCCGTGGCCCGCATTG AGTTTCTGGATGACGTCACGATGGATGCCTGCAACAAGCACAGCCAGCTGAACTGCTCCGTGGCGCCCACTCTCTTCCTCGAGTTCCATGGTTCTGAGCAGGTCCTGGCCGAGCAGCTACAGCGAGCAG AGGAGATCACCCAGGACAATGGAGCCTTCCACTTCTCGTCGGCCAAGGAGGCTGAGGAGCGCAGCCGGCTCTGGGCAGCGcggcacagtgcctggtacgCAGTGCTGGCCCTGCGGCCGGGCTACAAG GGCTATTCTACCGACGTGTGCGTGCCCATCTCCCGGCTGCCAGAGATCCTGGTGCAGACCAAGGAGGACCTGAAGGCCCAGGGACTCACAG GAGCCATCCTTGGACACGTGGGTGATGGCAATTTCCACTGCCTCCTGCTGGTGGACCCAGAGGACCCCGAGGAGCTCCACAGGGTCAAGGCCTTTTCAGAACTGCTGGGCAG GCGGGCACTGGCACTCCATGGGACATGTACTGGGGAACATGGCATTGGGCTGGGCAAGCGCCAGCTGCTACAGGAGGAGGTAGGTGCCGTGGGCATGGAGACCATGCGGCGGCTGAAGGCCATGCTGGATCCCCGAGGCCTCATGAACCCAGGCAAGGTGCTGTGA
- the LDHD gene encoding probable D-lactate dehydrogenase, mitochondrial isoform X2, with translation MPGRRGLCGAGGASVDRLWSFSFPSFRIHWCAWGSFGGRADGQLSKGFVEALKAVVGSSHVSTAVAVREQHGHDESMHRCQPPDAVVWPQNVEQVSQLAALCYSQGVPIIPFGTGTGLEGGVCAVQGGVCINLTHMDKILELHLEDFSVVVEPGVTHKALNTRLRDSGLWFPVDPGADASLCGMVATGASGTNAVRYGTMRENVLNLEVVLPGGELLHTAGLGRHFRKSAAGYNLTGLFVGSEGTLGLITAATLRLHPAPEATVVATCAFPSVQAAVDSTVHILQAAVPVARIEFLDDVTMDACNKHSQLNCSVAPTLFLEFHGSEQVLAEQLQRAEEITQDNGAFHFSSAKEAEERSRLWAARHSAWYAVLALRPGYKGYSTDVCVPISRLPEILVQTKEDLKAQGLTGAILGHVGDGNFHCLLLVDPEDPEELHRVKAFSELLGRRALALHGTCTGEHGIGLGKRQLLQEEVGAVGMETMRRLKAMLDPRGLMNPGKVL, from the exons ATGCCTGGGAGGAGAGGACTATGTGGGGCTGGGGGCGCCTCAGTTGACAGGCTGTGGAGTTTTTCCTTCCCGTCCTTCCGCATCCACTGGTGTGCCTGGGGCAGTTTTGGAGGAAGGGCAGAC GGTCAGCTCAGCAAGGGCTTTGTGGAGGCTCTGAAGGCAGTTGTGGGGAGCTCCCATGTGTCCACCGCTGTCGCCGTCCGTGAGCAGCATGGTCATGACGAGTCCATGCACAG GTGCCAACCTCCAGACGCCGTGGTGTGGCCTCAGAATGTGGAGCAGGTCAGCCAGCTGGCCGCCCTGTGCTACAGCCAAGGAGTGCCCATCATCCCATTTGGCACGGGCACTGGGCTTGAGGGTGGAGTCTGTGCGGTGCAG GGCGGTGTCTGCATCAACCTGACCCACATGGACAAAATCCTGGAGCTGCATCTGGAAGACTTCTCTGTGGTGGTGGAGCCAGGTGTCACCCACAAAGCTCTCAACACCCGTCTGCGGGACAGCGGCCTCTGGTTTCCTGTGG ACCCAGGTGCAGATGCCTCTCTCTGTGGCATGGTGGCCACTGGGGCCTCGGGCACCAATGCCGTGCGCTATGGCACCATGCGGGAGAATGTGCTGAACCTGGAGGTGGTGCTGCCTGGTGGTGAGCTGCTTCATACCGCAGGCCTAGGCCGTCATTTCCG GAAGAGCGCAGCTGGCTACAACCTCACAGGGCTCTTTGTGGGCTCTGAGGGGACACTAGGACTCATCACAGCTGCCACTCTGCGTCTGCATCCTGCCCCTGAGGCCACAGTGGTCGCCACCTGTGCATTCCCCAGTGTCCAGGCAGCCGTGGACAGCACTGTTCACATCCTCCAGGCTGCGGTGCCCGTGGCCCGCATTG AGTTTCTGGATGACGTCACGATGGATGCCTGCAACAAGCACAGCCAGCTGAACTGCTCCGTGGCGCCCACTCTCTTCCTCGAGTTCCATGGTTCTGAGCAGGTCCTGGCCGAGCAGCTACAGCGAGCAG AGGAGATCACCCAGGACAATGGAGCCTTCCACTTCTCGTCGGCCAAGGAGGCTGAGGAGCGCAGCCGGCTCTGGGCAGCGcggcacagtgcctggtacgCAGTGCTGGCCCTGCGGCCGGGCTACAAG GGCTATTCTACCGACGTGTGCGTGCCCATCTCCCGGCTGCCAGAGATCCTGGTGCAGACCAAGGAGGACCTGAAGGCCCAGGGACTCACAG GAGCCATCCTTGGACACGTGGGTGATGGCAATTTCCACTGCCTCCTGCTGGTGGACCCAGAGGACCCCGAGGAGCTCCACAGGGTCAAGGCCTTTTCAGAACTGCTGGGCAG GCGGGCACTGGCACTCCATGGGACATGTACTGGGGAACATGGCATTGGGCTGGGCAAGCGCCAGCTGCTACAGGAGGAGGTAGGTGCCGTGGGCATGGAGACCATGCGGCGGCTGAAGGCCATGCTGGATCCCCGAGGCCTCATGAACCCAGGCAAGGTGCTGTGA
- the LDHD gene encoding probable D-lactate dehydrogenase, mitochondrial isoform X1, translating into MRWALGWPQCPRPSGCCPAMANLLRAAATWGLFPWRGYCSRGTRGTQGQLSKGFVEALKAVVGSSHVSTAVAVREQHGHDESMHRCQPPDAVVWPQNVEQVSQLAALCYSQGVPIIPFGTGTGLEGGVCAVQGGVCINLTHMDKILELHLEDFSVVVEPGVTHKALNTRLRDSGLWFPVDPGADASLCGMVATGASGTNAVRYGTMRENVLNLEVVLPGGELLHTAGLGRHFRKSAAGYNLTGLFVGSEGTLGLITAATLRLHPAPEATVVATCAFPSVQAAVDSTVHILQAAVPVARIEFLDDVTMDACNKHSQLNCSVAPTLFLEFHGSEQVLAEQLQRAEEITQDNGAFHFSSAKEAEERSRLWAARHSAWYAVLALRPGYKGYSTDVCVPISRLPEILVQTKEDLKAQGLTGAILGHVGDGNFHCLLLVDPEDPEELHRVKAFSELLGRRALALHGTCTGEHGIGLGKRQLLQEEVGAVGMETMRRLKAMLDPRGLMNPGKVL; encoded by the exons ATGCGCTGGGCGCTGGGGTGGCCTCAGTGCCCACGCCCCTCTGGCTGCTGCCCAGCTATGGCCAATCTGCTCCGGGCTGCGGCGACCTGGGGGCTGTTCCCCTGGAGGGGCTACTGCTCCAGGGGGACCAGGGGGACGCAG GGTCAGCTCAGCAAGGGCTTTGTGGAGGCTCTGAAGGCAGTTGTGGGGAGCTCCCATGTGTCCACCGCTGTCGCCGTCCGTGAGCAGCATGGTCATGACGAGTCCATGCACAG GTGCCAACCTCCAGACGCCGTGGTGTGGCCTCAGAATGTGGAGCAGGTCAGCCAGCTGGCCGCCCTGTGCTACAGCCAAGGAGTGCCCATCATCCCATTTGGCACGGGCACTGGGCTTGAGGGTGGAGTCTGTGCGGTGCAG GGCGGTGTCTGCATCAACCTGACCCACATGGACAAAATCCTGGAGCTGCATCTGGAAGACTTCTCTGTGGTGGTGGAGCCAGGTGTCACCCACAAAGCTCTCAACACCCGTCTGCGGGACAGCGGCCTCTGGTTTCCTGTGG ACCCAGGTGCAGATGCCTCTCTCTGTGGCATGGTGGCCACTGGGGCCTCGGGCACCAATGCCGTGCGCTATGGCACCATGCGGGAGAATGTGCTGAACCTGGAGGTGGTGCTGCCTGGTGGTGAGCTGCTTCATACCGCAGGCCTAGGCCGTCATTTCCG GAAGAGCGCAGCTGGCTACAACCTCACAGGGCTCTTTGTGGGCTCTGAGGGGACACTAGGACTCATCACAGCTGCCACTCTGCGTCTGCATCCTGCCCCTGAGGCCACAGTGGTCGCCACCTGTGCATTCCCCAGTGTCCAGGCAGCCGTGGACAGCACTGTTCACATCCTCCAGGCTGCGGTGCCCGTGGCCCGCATTG AGTTTCTGGATGACGTCACGATGGATGCCTGCAACAAGCACAGCCAGCTGAACTGCTCCGTGGCGCCCACTCTCTTCCTCGAGTTCCATGGTTCTGAGCAGGTCCTGGCCGAGCAGCTACAGCGAGCAG AGGAGATCACCCAGGACAATGGAGCCTTCCACTTCTCGTCGGCCAAGGAGGCTGAGGAGCGCAGCCGGCTCTGGGCAGCGcggcacagtgcctggtacgCAGTGCTGGCCCTGCGGCCGGGCTACAAG GGCTATTCTACCGACGTGTGCGTGCCCATCTCCCGGCTGCCAGAGATCCTGGTGCAGACCAAGGAGGACCTGAAGGCCCAGGGACTCACAG GAGCCATCCTTGGACACGTGGGTGATGGCAATTTCCACTGCCTCCTGCTGGTGGACCCAGAGGACCCCGAGGAGCTCCACAGGGTCAAGGCCTTTTCAGAACTGCTGGGCAG GCGGGCACTGGCACTCCATGGGACATGTACTGGGGAACATGGCATTGGGCTGGGCAAGCGCCAGCTGCTACAGGAGGAGGTAGGTGCCGTGGGCATGGAGACCATGCGGCGGCTGAAGGCCATGCTGGATCCCCGAGGCCTCATGAACCCAGGCAAGGTGCTGTGA